GAACAGACAGAGGAATGTCAGTGAGTCTGAACAAGCTAATATCTTCTGAGACCACAATTACACAGCATTGACTTTGATAGGTTTGTTGTTTGTGTGAATGGCAGACTGCCAGTGGCCTAAACAATTGTTTTATTCCTACCTAAATGAAGGAAAGGACATGTAAAATTTACAAAGGACACatttaaagggaaattttttaaatgtgggAACAATATGAATGAAAGGGAATGGTTGACAAATAAGTGACACAAGTGGAAATGGAAAATGTCAGATGGAACCAAACTATTTGATACAGCAGGAAGAAGCCAACACTGTACCTCTTCTTTTGTGAGACAAGGTATGTCTGCAATCTGATTTATAACTCCCACATCGATCTATATAGCCACATGTAGAttcataaattattaaatttagtAGACAATCATCCTTCAACAACTGCCATTGTTGCTGAATACGTTTAGGTAGTAAATTGTATATAATGTGGTACAACAGTACTACATAAAATAACTTTCCTCCTTACTTAAGCCCTCCACTCTTTGTTGAACATAGGTCATCAATGACTTTTCTCCACAGTTTTTGACTCTGGGCTGTCTTTTTTTCCTCTCCCAGGCCTTATTGGTTTTGAGTTATCATTAATTCTCTTGTAACTTGGCTGTTTTTTTCTAGGTGGGGGTATTGGCTCTATACAAACCCATTTTTACAAGGATAATTGTCCACCAGATTAATTTTTTATGAATCTACATGTGACTGTATAGGCCAATGTGGGAGTTATAAATCAGATTGCAGACATTTATTGTCTCACAAAAGAAGAGATACTGTGTTGGCTGCTTAATGCTGTATCAAAGAGTTGGGTTCCATCAGAGATGTTCTATTTCCACACGTGTCACTTATTTGTCAATCATTCCTTTCCCAGAGGGAACTGGTGATCCATATCAATTTGGCTTCTGCTCTTTGATCTGTCCAGCATGGATGGCCCTATCAAGTGCATGCATTCTGCTGGCATAGCTCTCAGCATGTCCAGTAAGTTCACCATCAACAATTCACTGCAGAGAAAGTTCACTGTCATCAATTCCCGGCAGGGAAAGTTCACTATCGTCTATTTACTGCAGGGAAAGTTCTCTGTCATCACTTCACCACAGGGtaagttcaccatcatcaattcaccaCAGGGTCTCCATTACTTTCGTTTTATTTTGATGAAATAGTTTTAAACTATTAATGGTGAggtactatggatatattttctcagtgAACATTCTTTGTGGTGAACTTTCTCCACAGTGAACTTTCTTCATGATGTCTaacaaacaactcgcacatgcaagtgctaccagtcaagaactccgcatacaggaagccagcaagtgtatggggtcatcaggagagaatgcacgccattttggggcctacctctcgacagcATCAATGTGCACcgccccccctcactgatatgaggccccacttgctagatcaagtggttattaaaaacaaagctcaatagtTCTCTAGCCATCGcccatcgtctctttttaaccaaatccagtggctagccttctcctgtgatgaattgatggtggtgaacttaCCTGTTATCACCTCTCAGGACGATTGAGGTACATATGACACaacactacaagaactggagctTGTGGTGGACAttaaatagcatcatcatcatcattatcatcatcatcatcatcatcatttaatgtccgttgtccatgctggcatggatttgacaatttgaccagggctggtaaactgaggggctgcaccagactccagtctaatttagcattgtttctatggctggatgcccttcctaatgctaaccactccaagagtgtaatgggtgcttttacatgccactagcacaggtgccagtatCTGCATTggctatgatttcatttggcttgatgggtcttcttctcaagcatggcatattgccaaagatcttggtcatttGAAATTGCCTGCATGAGATCCAgtgcttgaatgatgctttttatgtgccaccagtatgggtgctagttatgtgacaccagcattagccacattgcctttgtgaggcccaacgcttgaaaggtgctttttacatgccagttatgtagcaccagcatcagacacgactacaatttcacttggcttgatagctCTTCTCAAGCATGCATATTGCCAAAGTTCTCAGTCACTAGACATTGCCTCTATGAGGTCCAAATACAGTTTGTTAAATGCTATTCAGTGAGATCTTCTATGTAGTCAACTAGCTGAATGGCTGAGCCAAATCTCTCCCATAAAGCATCCTGTCaccattaactctttagcattctcCTTATTCTGTCAAAGAgtagttagagcatcaggctcacaatcatgaggtagtgagttcgattcctggacgaagctgtgtgttgtgttcttgagcaagacactttgtttcatgttgctccagttcactcagctgtaaaaataggttgcaacatcactggtgccaagttatatcagctttgcctttcccttggataatatcagcggtgtggagagaggagactgatatgcatgagtgactgctggtcttccatatacaacattgcccagacttgtaccttggaggggaactttctaggtacaatcccacggtcattcatgaccaaaggggatctttacccttactctgtcaaatgtagttttatttattcatattgttttcaactAATTAGTTATCATCATGTAGCactgagatttcaaagatgtgattgtatattttcaaaatgacattgtagtgtaggtgtgagaggcctgatctagCCAGtaagaatataaaacaggtagaatatttgagttgAATAtggccaaaagaaatgccaaagggttaaaataataacatatctCATATCCACAAGTTTTTATCATGTTCTACAATAAAGACAGTAAGGCATAGACGGAATTATTAACAGTTTGATCAGTTAACCATATCAAATTATGTTCAAGTTTGCTCATTCTACCCAATAGCAACAAAATTCTGTATAGTATAAGTTCCTATAAATGGTACCAAGTTTGGTTGACATTCTTAATGAATTCTGTATAATCTTCAGCACCAGTATTCAGCACCAGAGCTAGTGTCATTACCAGAGGCACTATTGAAACTGATTCCTGTTATGAAAAATTAATGTCACAATCTGCTAGAAGTTTTGAGTGTTGCCttcttttcattaattaaaaagaaaaagaaaataagaaagaatccCCCAAAACATAAGAAGGTAATATCTTTTTGTATTGAGTTTTGCTGGAAGTGAAATTCTCATATAAAAGTCTTTGGTACATGTTGCCTGCTTCAAATTTTACATTGTAAAAGTGTTTGAAATCTTTCCTTTTTGATCCCTGGTAACACATATCTTGAGATGCTTCCCTCTCCCTTACTCTTCATCTTATTGTAGCTTTCTTTGGTGTCTCaacatcatctatctatctccatgtCCACTACCATTATGACTTGGTGATCTTGATAATCTTCAGTCCCACAAGGTACCCTGGCATATGATCCAAGTACCTTCTCCATCCTTGCTTGTATTATGTTCTTTCCAAGGATAGACATTTCATGTTTTGCTACAGTGAAAATGGCCTATTTAGGAGAGAAGCTACTCTGAAATAGAAACCTGGTCTATGATAGAAAGAGGGTGTCATCTTACAAAAAAACCTCTCTAGAACTAATATATACAGCAATAAATATAACCAGTtcactacaagtagttgatagcaggaagggcatctagctgtaaaacttTTAACTGACTCAAATATATAACTACATCAAATTCTTTAAAAAGACTAATAGtgcaaaaattctttaaaaggCTACACACAACCTAAACTGATgctaacataaaaagaaaatagattttgaaatgatgatgatgatgatggcaatgatgatgacaaaactaTTTCATAGTTATTAAAAATGATTTAAGGTACATAGTAAAATATCAAATCatatagtgtgtatgtaatttGATTTTACCTCATTAAATGAATTAAACcaagatgtatatttatttgtataattttcttaCCTGTTTAGTTCTTTTCAACATTTTGCTCATGCCTTTGTACTTGAAATAACTCTTCACAGATTTGTCATTCTGAGAATTATAAGGTGGGATCACTTGACCTAACTTCGGATTTAGCTTAGAGAAGTCATCTGAAATACTGCTGACAGCTATACAGTCCAGTATAAAGCCATTTTCAAACTTTCTAAGTCGTGTAGGCGATGGAGTTGGTGGTGTTTTGTAAATCTTATTGTGGCATTTTTTCTTCGAAGGCATTATATTACTAAGTAACTaagtaacctttttttttttcattcacagtTAACTGAATAGCAAACAGCTCTGCAAGTTTACTATATAAACTTCTCAATGTCTATCACTATAATAACATTGGCAGTATTTCCACTACCTTCTACCCCTACTTAAGCTGTACCAACAGTTATTGTTGTTAGGGGTAACAAGATTAAGCTACCtggtcattaattttcttttcctttttcacccTCTCCTCTAAACTAACACTAGCTAAGTAACAGATTAATTAGCTATGTGAAATATCTTCTCGGGAGTAATAATTTCAAGATGTTCTTCATAAGTATCAATAGTTCTTAATGTCATAAAGTATAAAGTATTGGATGCTTGTTGTTGCAGCAAATGGTGATAAAGAAGAGAATGGGGGAGATGTCATCTTCAAATTCATTttcacatctacttttccatgcttgcatgggttagaaaCAATTTGTTTaggtaaattttctatggccagatgcccttcctgttgccaatattgacctgtttccaagcaagttaatgtTTTTTCCTTGGCCAGACATTTTCTCATAGAAtatcagaatattggaaatgaatgacactgcttatataaTGGTGACAATCATTTTTACAACTATTGTGTGATGTCAAGAgaaggacgcacacacacacacacacacacacacacacacacattaatatatatatatatatacacacacatacacacatatatgaagctagcatgcttcgTTAaatatgcaatgtcagtgtgcttgcacaacagagtgtaagtatcttgagagaaaagttgagcataagaagcatccgatgtggtgtgcaagagagataattgtactggtatggtcatgtgatgcatatggctgaggacagctgtgtaacagtggagggaacctgtggtagagggagacccaggaagacatgggacaaggtggtgaaccATGATCTTCGGACTTTAgacttcatggaggcaatgactagtgaccaagacctctggcaatatgctgtacttgagaagactcatcaaaccaagtgaaatcataatcatggctgatgctggtgtcacgaaactggcacctgtgccagtggcatgtaaaaagcacctttcaagcgttaggcctcatggaggcaaagacaaacgactgagacctttggcaatatgccatgcttgagaagaagacccatcaagccaagtgaaatcatagttatagcagatactggtgtcatgccagtggcacatagcatccatgccagtggcacataaaagcacccattacaccctcagagtggttggcgttagaaaggacatccagctgtagataccatgccaaatcagactggagtttggtgcagctcctcagcttgccagctctggtcaaactgttcaacccatgccagcatggacaatggacattaaatgatgatgatgatgatgaggaggatatatatatatatatatatatatatatatatatatatatatatatatatatatatatatataaacaatgagcTTTTTCCACTCTCTAGGATTTAGTTGACCTGGTGATGTCCTACAGAgttggactgaacttggaaccatctgacaagtacacacacacatgcacatactctctcacacacacacactcactgccatgtaaaagcatccagtacacactgtaaagtggttggcgttaaaaagggcatccagccagagaaaccatgccaaatcagactggagtctggtgcagctttccagcttaccagctctgcaaagcgtccaatccatgccaacttcgacaatggacattaaatgatgatgatgatgatgatgatgatgatgatgatgatgatgatgatgatgatgcacatacacacacagatgtaacgGCAGGATTCTTTCAGATTTTGTCTATGAAgtgcactcacaaggttttggttgacctcaGGAAGCTCAAGTAAAAAACACTTaaccaaaggtgccatgcagtgggactgaatctgaaatcatAGGGTTGGGATgagaggtcgacttttcctttcatccttttggggtcaataaaataagtaccaatcaagcactggggtctatgtaatcaacttgtcccccttctgcaaaatttcaggtcttgtacctatagtaaaaaggattattactattattattaatatttttctgtagGAAAAATGAggataaacacaaatttatatcaaCCCTTAGGAAACAACAGAGTTGATCTTTTGCCTGAAAAGTTGAATGACAACGAAGATTATATTAATTCATTCAATTtcctgcaaaaatatatatagctttatacatGTAAAGTAATTACatataaagtaattattttttgaaaaataggTGCATTCCTTCTGGGCTTGTGAAAGGGTTCCATCTTCTTGGCACTGAAACTCCAAATGAGGGTTTGTCTCTAAATGGTTAAAGTGTTCTATGAGAATCTGCCATAGTTAAGCATCTTCATGTATTTGGAACATGTATTGTAGGACTCTAAACAACCATAATGGTGAAACACATGTAGGAACTTTactataaatttgtgtttatccTTGTTTTTCCAACAATAGCTCTGGTGCTTATAATGAATAACACTACTCTGTATAGCAGTTACACAAAATGAAAAACCAACAcagcacccatcatcatcatcatcatcatcatcgtttaacgtccgctttccatgctagcatgggttggacgatttgactgaggactggtgaaaccggatggcaacaccaggctccagtctgatttggcagagtttctacagctggatgcccttcctaacgccaaccactcagagagtgtagtgggtgcttttacgtgtcacccgcacgaaaacggccacgctcgaaatggtgtcttttatgtgccacccgcacaagccagtccaggggcactggcaacgatctcgctcgaaaatcctacaggagccagtcaggcggtactggcaacggccacgctcaaaatggtgcatctcatgtgccNNNNNNNNNNNNNNNNNNNNNNNNNNNNNNNNNNNNNNNNNNNNNNNNNNNNNNNNNNNNNNNNNNNNNNNNNNNNNNNNNNNNNNNNNNNNNNNNNNNNNNNNNNNNNNNNNNNNNNNNNNNNNNNNNNNNNNNNNNNNNNNNNNNNNNNNNNNNNNNNNNNNNNNNNNNNNNNNNNNNNNNNNNNNNNNNNNNNNNNNNNNNNNNNNNNNNNNNNNNNNNNNNNNNNNNNNNNNNNNNNNNNNNNNNNNNNNNNNNNNNNNNNNNNNNNNNNNNNNNNNNNNNNNNNNNNNNNNNNNNNNNNNNNNNNNNNNNNNNNNNNNNNNNNNNNNNNNNNNNNNNNNNNNNNNNNNNNNNNNNNNNNNNNNNNNNNNNNNNNNNNNNNNNNNNNNNNNNNNNNNNNNNNNNNNNNNNNNNNNNNNNNNNNNNNNNNNNNNNNNNNNNNNNNNNNNNNNNNNNNNNNNNNNNNNNNNNNNNNNNNNNNNNNNNNNNNNNNNNNNNNNNNNNNNNNNNNNNNNNNNNNNNNNNNNNNNNNNNNNNNNNNNNNNNNNNNNNNNNNNNNNNNNNNNNNNNNNNNNNNNNNNNNNNNNNNNNNNNNNNNNNNNNNNNNNNNNNNNNNNNNNNNNNNNNNNNNNNNNNNNNNNNNNNNNNNNNNNNNNNNNNNNNNNNNNNNNNNNNNNNNNNNNNNNNNNNNNNNNNNNNNNNNNNNNNNNNNNNNNNNNNNNNNNNNNNNNNNNNNNNNNNNNNNNNNNNNNNNNNNNNNNNNNNNNNNNNNNNNNNNNNNNNNNNNNNNNNNNNNNNNNNNNNNNNNNNNNNNNNNNNNNNNNNNNNNNN
This region of Octopus bimaculoides isolate UCB-OBI-ISO-001 chromosome 6, ASM119413v2, whole genome shotgun sequence genomic DNA includes:
- the LOC106880059 gene encoding uncharacterized protein C17orf98 → MPSKKKCHNKIYKTPPTPSPTRLRKFENGFILDCIAVSSISDDFSKLNPKLGQVIPPYNSQNDKSVKSYFKYKGMSKMLKRTKQLNGGCSIEGKAVDYFHNYGHRQIYLSQRNKSGAGHSRELTSGHSSFMSDIQPIMGYNGLFGYRRNTPQLRMQLSLFEKIKY